From the genome of Uranotaenia lowii strain MFRU-FL chromosome 1, ASM2978415v1, whole genome shotgun sequence, one region includes:
- the LOC129738232 gene encoding 26S proteasome regulatory subunit 10B, translating into MSQILDPAREKALQDYRKKLLEHKEVESRLKELRESLKELTKQFDKSENDLKALQSVGQIVGEVLKQLTEDKFIVKATNGPRYVVGCRRQLDKTKLKSGTRVALDMTTLTIMRYLPREVDPLVYNMSHEDPGEVTYSAIGGLSEQIRELREVIELPLLNPELFLRVGITPPKGCLLYGPPGTGKTLLARAVASQLDANFLKVVSSAIVDKYIGESARLIREMFNYARDHQPCIIFMDEIDAIGGRRFSEGTSADREIQRTLMELLNQMDGFDSLGQVKMIMATNRPDTLDPALLRPGRLDRKIEIPLPNEQARLEILKIHAGPIAKHGDIDYEAVVKLSDNFNGADLRNVCTEAGLFAIRAEREYVIQEDFMKAVRKVADNKRLESKLDYKPV; encoded by the exons ATGTCCCAGATTCTGGATCCAGCTCGTGAGAAAGCGCTTCAGGACTACCGAAAAAAGCTGTTAGAACATAAGGAAGTTGAATCGCGATTGAAAGAGT TAAGAGAATCATTAAAGGAACTTACAAAGCAATTCGATAAGTCCGAAAATGACCTTAAAGCCCTTCAGAGTGTCGGGCAAATTGTGGGCGAGGTGCTCAAGCAGCTCACTGAAGATAAATTCATTGTAAAAGCTACAAATGGTCCCCGATATGTTGTGGGATGTCGTCGACAGTTGGATAAAACAAAGCTTAAGTCTGGAACTCGAGTAGCTTTGGACATGACCACATTGACAATCATGCGTTACTTACCGCGCGAGGTTGATCCCCTAGTATATAACATGTCGCACGAAGATCCCGGAGAGGTCACATACTCCGCGATCGGCGGTCTTTCGGAACAAATTCGTGAACTGAGAGAAGTAATTGAACTGCCGTTGCTAAATCCGGAATTGTTCCTACGTGTTGGCATAACTCCGCCAAAGGGGTGCCTTCTGTATGGACCGCCGGGAACGGGGAAAACTCTGTTGGCCCGTGCAGTAGCTTCGCAGTTGGATGCGAATTTCCTAAAAGTCGTCTCTTCAGCTATTGTCGACAAATACATAGGAGAGTCGGCACGTCTGATTCGGGAAATGTTTAACTACGCCCGTGACCATCAGCCGTGCATAATTTTCATGGATGAGATCGACGCCATCGGAGGTCGTCGTTTCTCGGAGGGTACTTCGGCGGATCGAGAAATCCAACGGACTTTGATGGAACTGCTTAATCAGATGGATGGTTTTGATTCTCTTGGACAAGTTAAAATGATTATGGCTACTAACCGTCCTGATACATTGGATCCCGCCTTACTGCGACCCGGACGCTTGGATAGAAAAATCGAAATTCCACTTCCAAATGAGCAGGCTCG attagaaattttgaaaatccatgcAGGTCCGATAGCGAAACATGGCGACATTGACTACGAAGCAGTCGTAAAGCTTTCGGATAACTTCAACGGAGCTGATTTACGTAACGTTTGCACTGAAGCCGGGCTGTTTGCTATTCGAGCTGAGAGGGAGTACGTGATTCAGGAAGACTTTATGAAAGCGGTCCGTAAAGTAGCCGACAACAAGCGGCTGGAAAGTAAACTCGACTACAAACCGGTTTAA